Within the Ktedonobacterales bacterium genome, the region AGCGCCCCCTCCTTTCGCATAGTTGACTTTCCACCTGCGTATCCTTATCCTCATACACCAGCAACAGACTCTATTTTCCACACACCTACAACGAGCAACTCCCTTTCCCAGCCACCACGCAGCAGGAAACACAGGCCGTTCAGACCTCGCGGGTAGTACGGCCACGCTCCTCCATCTCAGGGCCAGCCGCTCCTGGTTGCTCTCGGACGGTTCTGCCGCGTTCTTCAAGGGCGCTCGCTGCTTGTTCGTGGCGCGCCACCAGAACCGAGTGAATGCCCAGGTCATAGACCAGCGCCCCAATGACACCGCCGACGAGCGGCCCGACAATCGGCACCCACATATACCCTCCTGGGCCGGGAATAGCGAGCAGCCCATAGCCAACGGTGAACGCGAACAAACGCGGGCCAAAATCGCGCGCCGGGTTAATCGCATACCCTGCATTCAACCCAAAGGACAGGCCAATTGCCACCACGATCAAACCAATGATAAAAGGCGCGAGGTTCGATTGCACTGGCTGGTTCAACAGATCAACCACAGCAAAAATCAGGCCCACCAGCAGCGCCGTTCCCAACACCTGATCGGCGAATCCGGCCAGGTTCGAGACGGTCGCGGGAGGATTACCCGGAATCTGCAACGAGTTCGGGAACGTGTAGAGAATCTTCGCTGACAAAATGGCCGCGTTGTTGGCTGTCACGCCGCGAATGATATGATTCGCGGCTTCATAGTTCGAGATAAACCAATTGTAGTTGAAGTACACCATCGCCGCGCCAGCATACGCCCCCAGGACTTGAGCAATCCAGTATGGGACGACCTTCGCCCAGGGAAACTTCCTCCGCAAAGCAAAGGCCAATGTGACCGCCGGATTGATGTGCGCGCCAGTCACCGCGCCAGCCACATAGACGCCCAGCATAACACCCAGACCCCACCCCAGGGAAATCACCATCCAGTTATTGAACAGGGGATTGTTGAACCCCGTACCGGCTCCCAGGGCGATTGCCACAGCGCCATCGCCAAAGAGGATCAGCACCATCGTACCCAGAAACTCAGCTATGAGTTCCCCCCAGATGCTGCCCAGGAACCTGTTCGCGCGAACACGATCAATGTTGAGCAATGAGCCTTGCATGTCTTGTTCTCCTAAAGAAGCTGTATGTATCGCCGTCTCAGCGGCCACTTGTAGCGCCGCCTTCCAGGCGTCCATCCGCCTGTACCGCCGCCGTCCCTGGCGGCGAACCGCCGCGCTCGCGCGGACGCTGCCCCCTCCAGGCAAGCGCCACGCTTGTTCAGCAAGTGGTATTACCTAAACAGTAAGGGCCTCGCGTTTTTGCTGCTGCGGCGTCTCCCAGTTGCGGGAGCGATCCACCGCCCGCTTCCAGTTCGCGTATAGTGCTTCGCGCTGATCTTTGCCCATGCGCGGCTCAAACACCTGATCGAGCGCCCAGTGTTCGATCAGTTCCTGCTGATTACGCCAGAAGCCCGTCGCCAGGCCAGCCAGATACGCCGCGCCCTGCGCC harbors:
- a CDS encoding MIP/aquaporin family protein, giving the protein MQGSLLNIDRVRANRFLGSIWGELIAEFLGTMVLILFGDGAVAIALGAGTGFNNPLFNNWMVISLGWGLGVMLGVYVAGAVTGAHINPAVTLAFALRRKFPWAKVVPYWIAQVLGAYAGAAMVYFNYNWFISNYEAANHIIRGVTANNAAILSAKILYTFPNSLQIPGNPPATVSNLAGFADQVLGTALLVGLIFAVVDLLNQPVQSNLAPFIIGLIVVAIGLSFGLNAGYAINPARDFGPRLFAFTVGYGLLAIPGPGGYMWVPIVGPLVGGVIGALVYDLGIHSVLVARHEQAASALEERGRTVREQPGAAGPEMEERGRTTREV